A part of Kitasatospora acidiphila genomic DNA contains:
- a CDS encoding VOC family protein, whose product MQVTNTAICFTVDDVAGSAAFLARHFGYQEAMSADGFASLTRDDAAGVIFLRRGLEVLPADFRDQRAAGTILALTVADLDAEYARLRSEGAPITLPLLAEEWGERLFQVTDPNGVVIELLDWAGAAQ is encoded by the coding sequence ATGCAGGTCACCAACACCGCCATCTGCTTCACCGTCGACGATGTCGCCGGCTCCGCCGCCTTCCTGGCCAGGCACTTCGGCTACCAGGAGGCGATGTCCGCCGACGGCTTCGCCTCCCTGACCCGGGACGACGCGGCGGGCGTGATCTTCCTGCGCCGGGGACTGGAAGTCCTCCCGGCCGACTTCCGGGACCAGCGCGCGGCCGGCACGATCCTGGCCCTCACCGTCGCCGACCTCGACGCCGAATACGCCCGACTCCGGTCCGAGGGCGCCCCGATCACCCTCCCGCTGCTCGCGGAGGAGTGGGGCGAGCGCCTCTTCCAGGTCACCGACCCCAACGGCGTGGTCATCGAACTGCTGGACT
- a CDS encoding NADPH-dependent F420 reductase codes for MNIGILGTGSMAATLGGAWVRAGHTVRIGGRSEAAAQATATRIGAAGHGSLAEAARFGELVLLAVPAAAAPELAGRLAAELAGRTVLDCTNALAPGADGLMLATPAGRSVAQQIAAAAPEAHVVKAFNLCHESIWTLDRLEFAGAPLTVPFCADAQPAQQAVSALITTMGCTPLPCGPLSRATYLEATAAFAIGAWWSGAEPRHAFPTPGAAA; via the coding sequence GTGAACATCGGCATTCTGGGCACCGGTTCGATGGCCGCCACCCTCGGCGGGGCCTGGGTCCGGGCCGGCCACACCGTCCGGATCGGCGGGCGCAGCGAGGCGGCGGCGCAGGCCACGGCCACCCGGATCGGCGCGGCCGGGCACGGTTCCCTGGCCGAGGCGGCACGGTTCGGCGAGCTGGTGCTGCTGGCCGTGCCGGCCGCCGCGGCACCGGAGTTGGCCGGCCGGTTGGCGGCGGAGCTGGCCGGGCGCACCGTGCTGGACTGCACCAACGCGCTGGCCCCCGGGGCGGACGGCCTGATGCTGGCCACCCCCGCCGGCCGGTCCGTCGCCCAGCAGATCGCGGCTGCCGCCCCCGAGGCGCACGTGGTGAAGGCGTTCAACCTGTGCCACGAGAGCATCTGGACCCTGGACCGCCTGGAGTTCGCGGGCGCGCCCCTCACCGTCCCGTTCTGCGCCGACGCCCAGCCCGCCCAGCAGGCGGTCAGCGCCCTGATCACCACGATGGGCTGCACCCCGCTCCCCTGCGGCCCCCTCTCCCGCGCCACCTACCTGGAGGCGACGGCCGCCTTCGCCATCGGCGCCTGGTGGTCGGGCGCCGAGCCGCGCCACGCGTTCCCGACCCCGGGCGCGGCGGCGTGA
- a CDS encoding TetR/AcrR family transcriptional regulator: MAKAKDRSGAGDPVRTLELLWREPGHGVAARGPKQQLSVDTVVDTAVELADREGLDALTMRAIAQRLGVTPMTLYTYVPGKAELLDLMLDTVYLRMPRTTHPAATAWRTRVTAVAAENRELLLAHPWVIGLAATRPPLGPGLMTKYEHELAAFDGLGLDDIEMDAALTHLLDFVRSTARTALDQQAAAADSAMSDAAWWEANAPLLARVFDPDRFPLATRIGTAAGTAHQAAHNPDHAYEFGLSRILGGLAALIDRR, translated from the coding sequence ATGGCGAAGGCGAAGGACCGCAGTGGCGCAGGCGACCCGGTGCGCACCCTGGAACTGCTGTGGCGCGAACCCGGGCACGGCGTGGCGGCGCGCGGGCCCAAGCAGCAGCTCAGCGTGGACACGGTGGTCGACACCGCCGTTGAACTGGCCGACCGCGAAGGGCTGGACGCGCTCACCATGCGGGCCATCGCCCAGCGGCTGGGCGTCACACCGATGACGCTCTACACCTACGTGCCGGGCAAGGCCGAGCTGCTCGACCTGATGCTGGACACCGTCTACCTGCGGATGCCCCGCACCACCCACCCCGCCGCCACCGCCTGGCGCACCCGGGTGACCGCCGTGGCCGCCGAGAACCGCGAGCTGCTGCTCGCCCACCCCTGGGTGATCGGTCTGGCCGCCACCCGGCCGCCGCTCGGCCCGGGCCTGATGACCAAGTACGAGCACGAGCTGGCCGCCTTCGACGGGCTCGGGCTGGACGACATCGAGATGGACGCCGCCCTCACCCACCTGCTGGACTTCGTCCGCTCGACCGCCCGCACCGCCCTCGACCAGCAGGCCGCCGCCGCCGACAGCGCGATGTCCGACGCGGCCTGGTGGGAGGCCAACGCCCCCTTGCTCGCCCGGGTCTTCGACCCCGACCGCTTCCCCCTCGCCACCCGCATCGGCACCGCCGCCGGCACCGCCCACCAGGCCGCCCACAACCCGGACCACGCCTACGAGTTCGGCCTCTCCCGCATCCTCGGCGGCCTCGCCGCCCTGATCGACCGCCGCTGA